In Candidatus Desulforudis audaxviator MP104C, a genomic segment contains:
- the ruvC gene encoding crossover junction endodeoxyribonuclease RuvC — MVVVMGLDPGLATTGYGVLQVTGNSYEVIAYDCLRTPAGLPDADRLEMLYRLIATLHERHRPQEVAVEQLFFHRNVTTALQVGQARGVALLAAAQAGARIIEYTPLQIKQGITGSGRADKKQVQYMVRTILGLAVTPQPDDVADALAVALCHCHHRRMEALV; from the coding sequence ATGGTAGTTGTTATGGGACTCGACCCCGGCCTGGCTACTACTGGCTACGGGGTTTTGCAGGTTACCGGCAACAGTTACGAGGTCATCGCTTACGATTGTCTACGTACCCCGGCCGGCCTGCCTGACGCCGACCGCCTGGAAATGCTCTACCGGCTGATTGCTACTCTTCACGAGCGGCACCGTCCACAGGAAGTGGCGGTCGAGCAGTTGTTCTTTCACCGCAATGTGACTACCGCCCTGCAGGTCGGGCAGGCCCGCGGCGTGGCTTTGCTGGCCGCCGCCCAGGCGGGCGCCCGGATCATTGAATACACCCCGCTGCAGATCAAGCAAGGCATCACCGGCTCGGGCCGGGCCGACAAGAAGCAGGTACAGTACATGGTGCGCACGATCCTCGGTCTGGCGGTGACGCCCCAGCCTGACGACGTTGCCGACGCGCTGGCGGTGGCCTTGTGCCATTGCCATCACCGGCGGATGGAGGCGTTAGTGTGA
- a CDS encoding transglycosylase domain-containing protein, which produces MPRKKQRERRLNWFRLLIVLVAAGMLLGGLAAFGLVVVSLKDLPTWDPAALQPNNATLIYDVHGNLVTEIGLENRIPVDIGDIPPHVKKAFLAAEDVRFYQHYGVDPRAIARAVWANVTGSFGEQGGSTITQQLVKNCFLSFDKTLKRKIQEAFLAIQVERHYAKDEILQMYLNWVYFGEGAYGIEAAARTYFGKSVSELDLSEAATLAGLLKGPSIYSPYRDLQAATNRRNTILDLMWRYEFVGRAEAEEAKAKPIELGKPVAADNPGPSYPYPHFVDHVTDVLVDKYGEARVFKEGLRVYTTLDPKIQRAAEEALNNENNYPATKRDEHGVLQPQAAMVVLDPTNGYIKAIVGGREHTQLRQWNRATRTQPQPGSAFKPIIAYGPAIEYLGMSPASVLDDIPIKYPNWTPRNYDGGYRGLVTMRTALAYSVNIPAVKTLEAVTPSRAVDFARKLGITTLEPDRHNLAIALGGLTNGVTPLQMAGAYGAFANQGVYIEPTAITRVEDIRGRLLEEHIPVKTQAMKPTTAYLITDMLRTAVTSGTGRNARLADRPVAGKTGTTDHETSIWFCGYTPNLVGVVWMGHDNHKDRLPRGSVGGGHPAAIWRQVMGKALAGTPVRDFPQPPGIVTATVDSKSGLLPGPLTPPDHQVTDIFERGTVPTEYDDVHVLVEICPSTGLLAGQYCPDRITRVMVDVGYDVPEIVKDYNIRVPRKTCALHDRETVFNPPLDFWPPNGGQQPETPVPTMMNYARPQCFFGSNRGRH; this is translated from the coding sequence ATGCCCCGCAAGAAACAAAGGGAACGGAGGCTGAACTGGTTTCGCCTTCTTATCGTGCTGGTGGCCGCGGGAATGCTCCTTGGCGGCTTGGCGGCCTTCGGCCTGGTGGTGGTCAGCCTGAAGGACCTCCCCACCTGGGATCCGGCAGCCCTGCAGCCCAACAACGCCACCCTGATCTATGACGTTCACGGTAACCTGGTGACCGAGATCGGGCTGGAGAACCGGATTCCGGTGGACATCGGGGATATCCCGCCCCACGTGAAAAAGGCTTTCCTGGCTGCCGAGGACGTCCGTTTCTACCAGCACTACGGGGTGGACCCGCGCGCCATCGCCCGGGCGGTCTGGGCCAACGTGACCGGCAGCTTCGGTGAGCAGGGCGGAAGCACCATCACCCAGCAGTTGGTCAAGAACTGCTTTTTGAGCTTTGATAAAACCTTGAAACGCAAGATCCAGGAAGCCTTTCTGGCCATCCAGGTTGAACGGCATTACGCCAAGGATGAGATTCTCCAGATGTACCTCAACTGGGTCTACTTCGGCGAAGGGGCTTACGGAATAGAAGCGGCGGCCCGGACCTACTTCGGTAAGTCGGTGTCCGAACTCGACTTGTCTGAAGCGGCCACTCTGGCCGGACTGCTCAAAGGGCCCTCTATTTACTCGCCCTACCGCGACCTGCAGGCGGCCACCAACCGGCGCAATACCATCCTGGACCTGATGTGGCGTTACGAGTTTGTCGGCCGGGCGGAAGCCGAGGAGGCCAAAGCCAAGCCGATTGAACTGGGAAAGCCGGTAGCGGCCGATAACCCCGGTCCAAGCTATCCTTACCCCCACTTCGTGGACCACGTCACCGACGTCCTGGTGGACAAATACGGTGAGGCAAGGGTCTTTAAGGAAGGCCTGCGGGTTTACACCACGCTTGATCCGAAAATCCAGCGGGCGGCGGAGGAAGCACTGAACAACGAGAACAATTACCCCGCAACCAAAAGAGACGAACACGGCGTTCTGCAACCCCAGGCCGCCATGGTGGTGCTTGACCCGACCAACGGTTATATCAAGGCCATCGTCGGCGGACGGGAGCACACCCAGTTGCGGCAGTGGAACCGCGCCACCCGTACCCAGCCTCAGCCCGGATCGGCCTTCAAGCCGATTATCGCCTACGGTCCGGCCATAGAATATCTGGGCATGTCGCCGGCCTCCGTACTGGATGATATCCCGATCAAATATCCCAACTGGACCCCCAGGAACTACGACGGCGGCTACCGGGGTCTGGTCACCATGCGCACGGCCCTGGCCTATTCGGTGAACATCCCGGCGGTGAAGACTCTGGAAGCGGTCACGCCGTCCCGCGCAGTGGACTTCGCCAGAAAACTCGGCATTACCACCCTGGAACCCGACCGGCACAACCTGGCAATCGCTTTGGGCGGGCTGACCAACGGGGTCACGCCGCTGCAAATGGCCGGCGCTTACGGCGCCTTTGCCAATCAGGGAGTGTACATTGAACCCACCGCGATCACCCGGGTCGAAGATATCCGGGGCCGACTCCTGGAGGAACACATCCCGGTAAAGACTCAGGCCATGAAGCCGACCACCGCCTACCTGATTACCGACATGCTACGTACCGCCGTCACCAGCGGCACCGGGCGGAACGCGCGGCTCGCCGACCGGCCGGTGGCCGGCAAGACCGGAACGACCGACCATGAAACCAGTATCTGGTTCTGCGGCTATACTCCCAATCTGGTCGGGGTGGTGTGGATGGGTCATGACAACCATAAGGACCGCCTGCCACGCGGTTCGGTCGGCGGCGGTCACCCGGCCGCGATCTGGCGCCAGGTGATGGGCAAAGCGCTCGCGGGCACACCGGTCCGGGATTTCCCGCAGCCGCCCGGGATCGTTACCGCCACGGTGGACAGCAAATCGGGCCTGCTGCCCGGCCCGCTCACCCCGCCGGACCACCAGGTAACCGATATCTTTGAACGCGGGACCGTGCCCACCGAGTACGACGACGTCCACGTCCTGGTTGAAATCTGCCCCTCCACCGGCTTGCTGGCCGGGCAGTACTGTCCGGACCGCATCACCAGGGTGATGGTCGATGTCGGCTATGACGTGCCCGAGATAGTCAAGGACTACAACATCCGGGTGCCCAGAAAGACGTGCGCTTTGCACGACCGAGAAACCGTTTTCAACCCGCCGCTGGACTTCTGGCCGCCCAACGGCGGTCAGCAACCTGAAACCCCGGTGCCGACGATGATGAACTACGCCCGACCGCAATGTTTCTTCGGAAGCAACCGCGGCAGACACTGA
- a CDS encoding damage-control phosphatase ARMT1 family protein encodes MRFVRPAQECYNCLIGLIRKTAELATSDPERRAHAVREGLAILDRDFARGRVPTQIAGEAQRVVREITGNPDPFRTVKDREMAVAARLITDLQARFAGDLAGLMRLAVLGNAVDFFRELDEAELARPAKLYRDEVSAFEQRLDGARQVLYLADNAGELYFDYPLFRYLAGRTSVTYVVKDGPVQNDLTADDISRAGFAPQMPNIITTGTDTPGVDLELVSPGFRNAFDQADLILAKGMGNYETLSEMAAGHRVFFLLMAKCDPVARSLGVPRDSFVAAFGGKGGRPDA; translated from the coding sequence GTGAGGTTTGTGCGTCCGGCGCAGGAGTGTTATAATTGTTTGATAGGCCTGATTCGGAAGACGGCTGAATTGGCCACTTCTGACCCGGAGCGGCGCGCACACGCCGTCCGGGAGGGTTTGGCGATTCTCGACCGGGACTTTGCCCGTGGGCGGGTGCCGACACAGATCGCGGGGGAAGCGCAACGGGTGGTCAGGGAGATTACCGGCAACCCGGACCCGTTCCGGACGGTCAAGGACCGGGAGATGGCTGTGGCCGCAAGGCTTATCACCGATTTGCAGGCCCGGTTCGCCGGTGACCTGGCCGGTTTGATGCGACTGGCGGTGTTGGGAAACGCGGTCGATTTCTTCCGGGAGCTCGATGAGGCCGAACTGGCCCGGCCAGCGAAATTGTACCGGGACGAGGTCAGTGCTTTTGAACAGAGGCTGGACGGGGCGCGGCAGGTGCTGTACCTGGCCGACAACGCCGGCGAACTGTACTTTGACTATCCGCTTTTCAGGTATCTGGCCGGGCGGACTTCGGTCACTTACGTGGTTAAGGACGGGCCGGTGCAGAACGATCTTACCGCGGACGACATTTCGCGGGCAGGCTTTGCCCCGCAAATGCCGAATATTATAACTACGGGCACGGACACCCCCGGAGTGGACCTGGAACTTGTTTCGCCGGGTTTCCGGAACGCTTTTGACCAGGCCGACCTTATCCTGGCCAAGGGGATGGGCAACTACGAAACCCTCTCCGAAATGGCTGCCGGTCACCGGGTGTTCTTTCTGCTGATGGCCAAGTGTGATCCGGTGGCCAGGTCGCTGGGAGTGCCCAGGGACAGTTTTGTGGCCGCTTTCGGCGGCAAAGGAGGTAGACCCGATGCTTAA
- a CDS encoding SufB/SufD family protein, translating into MPKTERLTPDKFKHEAREHAYADFLGAPDLAGLIDAGRLLETGVVLGDEAERAGTFLQADHSLVHAAVNQEGLEVLSTDQARQRYDWVDKEYRWKMVPPDADEYTRHAYERSRHGYFIRALAGAKATYPLQACLYIAQEGLAQAVHNIIIVEEGAELNIITGCVSSREVKHGMHIGISEFYVKKNAKLTFTMIHNWAERMHVLPRSAARIEEGGTFLQNYVCLVPVAYLQMNPALYLAGRGALVRSNTILVGTPGSFMDVGSRVFLQAPEARAEVIARTVTTGGDVINRGRLVGEVPGVKAHLECHGLLLTPRGLIHAIPELEARVEGAEMSHEAAVGKIAPEEIEYLMARGLDEDEARATIVRGFLNVKMDGLPEELQARIDEAIRQSQESIM; encoded by the coding sequence ATGCCGAAAACAGAAAGATTAACGCCGGACAAGTTTAAGCATGAGGCGCGGGAACACGCTTATGCGGACTTCCTGGGGGCGCCGGACCTCGCGGGGTTGATCGATGCCGGGCGCCTGCTGGAGACCGGCGTGGTGCTGGGGGACGAGGCTGAACGGGCCGGCACGTTTTTGCAGGCGGACCACTCGCTGGTGCACGCCGCCGTGAACCAAGAAGGTCTGGAGGTGCTTAGCACGGACCAGGCCCGGCAGCGGTACGACTGGGTGGACAAGGAATACCGGTGGAAAATGGTGCCTCCGGATGCGGACGAGTACACCAGGCATGCCTACGAGCGCTCCCGCCACGGGTATTTCATCCGTGCCCTGGCCGGTGCCAAAGCCACCTATCCGCTTCAGGCCTGTCTTTATATCGCCCAGGAGGGTCTGGCCCAGGCGGTGCACAATATCATCATCGTCGAAGAGGGCGCCGAACTGAATATCATCACCGGCTGTGTCAGTTCCCGCGAAGTCAAACACGGAATGCACATCGGCATATCGGAGTTCTACGTCAAAAAGAACGCCAAGCTGACCTTCACCATGATCCATAACTGGGCCGAGAGAATGCACGTTCTCCCCCGTAGTGCGGCCCGGATCGAAGAGGGCGGGACTTTTCTGCAGAACTATGTCTGTCTGGTGCCGGTGGCTTACCTGCAGATGAACCCGGCGCTGTACCTGGCTGGACGGGGGGCGCTGGTCCGCTCAAACACCATTTTGGTGGGTACGCCGGGAAGCTTTATGGACGTGGGCTCCCGGGTCTTCTTGCAGGCACCGGAGGCCCGGGCCGAAGTGATCGCCCGCACGGTGACCACCGGCGGCGACGTAATCAACCGGGGCCGCCTGGTGGGTGAAGTGCCGGGAGTGAAGGCCCACTTGGAGTGTCATGGCCTGTTGCTCACCCCTCGGGGTCTGATCCATGCTATTCCCGAGCTGGAAGCCCGGGTGGAGGGCGCGGAGATGTCCCACGAAGCGGCCGTCGGCAAGATCGCACCGGAGGAGATTGAATACCTCATGGCCCGTGGACTGGACGAGGACGAGGCCAGGGCGACCATCGTCCGCGGCTTCTTGAACGTGAAAATGGACGGACTGCCGGAAGAGCTTCAGGCCCGGATCGACGAGGCGATCAGACAGAGCCAGGAGAGCATCATGTAG
- the yunB gene encoding sporulation protein YunB: MFRKRRNRSVRCLLLLVVLIVTVLAAERTLFPTILAIAKARAVQTAVTTVNGAVREYLSRSGIDYQDLVRLHLDNNGRIVMMQANTLKITELAAEFALASENAMVGLERQSFAIPVGQVLGSQLLATYGPGIPVRIIPVGAVKVNMVDRFEAAGINQTRHRIYLDLDTYVRIAVPWQQTEVQIATRVPLVENIIIGEVPDTFVTLDGGLLGTGLFKMAESASR, encoded by the coding sequence GTGTTCCGAAAGCGCCGGAACCGTTCGGTTCGCTGCCTGCTCTTGTTGGTCGTCCTTATTGTGACGGTGCTTGCCGCCGAGCGGACCCTCTTCCCAACCATCCTGGCCATTGCCAAGGCGCGGGCGGTGCAGACGGCGGTGACCACGGTGAACGGCGCGGTCCGTGAATACCTGAGCCGGAGCGGGATCGACTATCAGGATCTGGTTCGGCTGCACCTGGACAACAACGGACGCATCGTGATGATGCAGGCCAACACGCTCAAGATCACGGAACTGGCTGCCGAGTTCGCGCTGGCCTCGGAGAACGCCATGGTCGGGCTCGAACGCCAGAGTTTCGCGATTCCGGTCGGCCAGGTATTGGGCAGCCAACTTTTGGCGACCTATGGGCCGGGCATTCCGGTGCGCATCATCCCGGTCGGCGCCGTAAAAGTCAATATGGTGGACCGGTTCGAGGCGGCGGGGATCAACCAGACGCGCCACCGTATATACCTGGATCTCGACACGTACGTCCGGATTGCGGTGCCGTGGCAGCAGACCGAGGTACAAATTGCCACCCGGGTGCCCCTGGTCGAAAACATCATCATCGGCGAGGTACCGGACACCTTCGTTACCCTGGACGGAGGTCTTTTGGGCACCGGGCTGTTCAAGATGGCCGAGAGTGCCTCGCGCTAG
- the tyrS gene encoding tyrosine--tRNA ligase, which translates to MSELDRQLEIIRRGAVEIIPEDELKEKLRRSLATGRPLQVKLGLDPTAPDIHLGHTVVLHKLRHFQDLGHQVTLVLGDYTARVGDPSGKTETRKPLTGEEVMANARTYEAQVFKILDPNRTRVRFNSEWLAPLDFAAVLELASKYTVARMLERDDFAKRFHGGLPISIHEFFYPLMQGYDSVALKADVELGGTDQKFNLLMGRTLQKEYGQEPQVALTTPLLEGLDGVHKMSKSLGNYIGITEPPEEMYGKLMSLSDDLMVRYFELVTPVSLEELRALKTGLETGTVHPRDLKMRLARTVVETYHGKKAAAVAEDEFRKVFQQRELPTDIPDFPVPAGALTGGRIWLPKLLVLAGLCSSTSEARRLIGQGAVKVDEQRVVDENEITPRTGMIIRVGRRKFTRLL; encoded by the coding sequence ATGTCGGAGCTGGACAGGCAACTGGAAATCATCAGAAGGGGCGCGGTCGAGATCATCCCCGAGGACGAACTGAAGGAAAAGCTCCGCCGTTCCCTGGCCACCGGGCGCCCCCTGCAGGTCAAGCTGGGGCTTGACCCCACGGCCCCGGACATTCATCTGGGTCACACCGTGGTGCTGCACAAGCTGAGACACTTTCAGGATCTGGGCCACCAGGTGACGCTGGTGCTCGGCGATTACACGGCCCGGGTGGGTGACCCATCGGGCAAGACCGAGACCCGGAAGCCGCTGACCGGGGAAGAGGTAATGGCCAACGCCCGCACCTATGAGGCCCAGGTTTTCAAGATTCTCGACCCTAACCGCACCCGGGTCCGCTTCAACAGCGAATGGCTGGCCCCTCTGGACTTCGCCGCGGTGCTTGAACTGGCCTCCAAATACACGGTGGCCCGAATGCTGGAGCGCGACGACTTCGCGAAGCGTTTTCACGGGGGCTTGCCGATCAGCATTCACGAGTTCTTCTACCCTCTAATGCAAGGCTACGACTCGGTGGCGCTGAAGGCCGACGTCGAGCTGGGCGGAACCGACCAGAAATTCAACCTGCTCATGGGCCGCACCCTTCAGAAGGAATACGGCCAGGAACCCCAGGTCGCTCTCACCACACCCCTCCTGGAGGGCCTGGACGGGGTTCACAAGATGAGCAAGAGCCTAGGCAATTACATCGGCATCACCGAACCGCCGGAAGAGATGTACGGCAAATTGATGTCCTTGAGCGACGACCTGATGGTGCGCTACTTCGAGCTGGTCACGCCCGTTTCCCTGGAGGAACTGCGGGCCTTGAAAACCGGCCTTGAGACCGGGACGGTTCATCCCCGGGACTTAAAGATGCGCCTGGCGCGTACCGTTGTGGAAACATACCACGGTAAAAAAGCGGCCGCCGTTGCGGAGGACGAGTTCCGCAAAGTATTTCAGCAGCGGGAGCTGCCCACCGACATCCCCGACTTCCCCGTGCCGGCCGGCGCGCTCACCGGCGGCCGGATTTGGCTGCCCAAGCTGTTGGTGCTGGCCGGGCTGTGCTCAAGCACGAGCGAGGCGCGCCGGCTGATCGGGCAGGGTGCCGTCAAGGTAGACGAGCAGCGGGTGGTTGACGAGAATGAAATCACGCCTCGCACCGGAATGATCATCCGGGTGGGACGGCGAAAGTTCACCCGCCTCCTGTGA
- a CDS encoding ABC transporter ATP-binding protein translates to MLKVQDLTVAVDGKIILDQIDLTINPGEIHVLFGPNGSGKSTLLGTLMGFARFKVLNGRIIFKGNDITYLPVYERARLGIGLSFQRPPTIRGLTMRDMVGICSHGEADADEMAERLNFSRFLDREVNHGFSGGELKRSELLQLLAQDPEFLLLDEPESGVDVENLALVGNTINQLLDRDIPDTNHRPRKVKREQRHKAGLVITHTGHILNYVNADVGHVLYQGRLSCEGNPLELFKCIQKVGYGECVRCVV, encoded by the coding sequence ATGCTTAAGGTTCAAGACCTTACGGTGGCCGTAGACGGGAAGATCATTCTGGACCAGATAGATTTGACCATCAATCCGGGTGAGATCCACGTGCTGTTCGGCCCCAACGGGTCGGGCAAGTCCACGCTTTTGGGCACGCTCATGGGATTCGCGCGCTTCAAAGTGCTCAACGGACGGATAATCTTCAAGGGGAATGACATTACCTATCTGCCGGTGTACGAGCGGGCCAGGCTTGGGATCGGTCTGTCTTTCCAGCGCCCCCCCACTATCAGGGGCCTGACCATGCGGGATATGGTGGGGATTTGTTCCCATGGCGAAGCAGACGCGGATGAAATGGCCGAGCGCCTGAATTTTTCCCGCTTTCTTGATCGGGAGGTCAACCATGGTTTTTCCGGCGGGGAGCTGAAGCGGTCGGAACTACTGCAACTTTTGGCCCAGGATCCGGAATTCTTGTTGCTGGACGAGCCTGAGTCCGGCGTAGACGTGGAGAATTTGGCTTTGGTGGGCAACACCATCAACCAGCTCTTGGATCGCGACATTCCGGACACAAACCACCGCCCGCGTAAGGTCAAGCGTGAGCAGAGACACAAGGCGGGCCTGGTGATTACCCACACCGGCCACATCCTGAATTACGTCAACGCGGACGTGGGTCACGTGCTGTACCAGGGGCGGCTGTCCTGTGAGGGTAACCCGCTAGAGCTTTTCAAGTGCATCCAGAAGGTCGGCTACGGCGAGTGTGTACGGTGCGTAGTCTAG
- the nadE gene encoding NAD(+) synthase, with translation MQTLVPRLTDWLKDKVADAGAQGLVFGLSGGVDSAVVAALAKRAFPDSSLGVIMPCFSRPQDAEDARLIAEHLNLPTKTVVLDRVFADLLTELCGENYSPSNERDLTVANIKPRLRMTTLYFYAARNRYLVAGTGNRSEIMIGFFTKYGDGGADLLPLANLLKVEVWEMARYLNLPERIITRAPSAGLWHDHVDEDEFGFSYKELDEYLASGKSSAEVKAAVNGWIRRNRHKREMPAVPPF, from the coding sequence ATGCAAACACTGGTCCCCAGACTTACCGATTGGCTAAAGGACAAAGTCGCCGACGCCGGGGCGCAAGGCCTAGTCTTTGGATTGAGCGGCGGAGTTGATTCCGCGGTCGTTGCGGCTCTTGCCAAGCGGGCTTTCCCCGACAGTTCCCTGGGGGTGATCATGCCTTGTTTCAGCCGTCCCCAGGACGCGGAAGACGCCCGGCTGATCGCGGAGCACCTGAACCTACCTACCAAAACTGTCGTCCTGGACCGCGTTTTTGCCGACCTCTTAACGGAGCTGTGCGGGGAGAATTACAGCCCCTCGAACGAACGTGACCTGACCGTGGCCAATATCAAGCCGCGGCTCCGAATGACCACCCTGTACTTCTACGCCGCCCGGAACAGGTACCTGGTGGCCGGCACCGGAAACCGGAGCGAAATCATGATCGGTTTTTTCACCAAGTACGGGGACGGAGGGGCAGACCTTTTGCCTCTGGCGAACCTTCTGAAGGTCGAGGTTTGGGAAATGGCCAGGTACCTGAACCTGCCGGAACGGATCATTACCCGCGCGCCGTCCGCCGGTCTCTGGCACGACCACGTGGACGAGGACGAGTTTGGGTTTTCCTATAAGGAGCTGGACGAATACCTGGCCAGCGGGAAGAGTTCCGCCGAGGTGAAAGCGGCTGTGAACGGGTGGATCCGGCGCAACCGGCACAAACGCGAGATGCCCGCGGTGCCTCCGTTTTAG